One part of the Macaca mulatta isolate MMU2019108-1 chromosome 6, T2T-MMU8v2.0, whole genome shotgun sequence genome encodes these proteins:
- the CSF1R gene encoding macrophage colony-stimulating factor 1 receptor: MGPGVLLLLLVVTAWHGQGIPVIEPSGPELVVKPGETVTLRCVGNGSVEWDGPISPHWTLYSDGPSSVLTTTNATFQNTRTYRCTEPGDPLGGSAAIHLYVKDPARPWNVLAKEVVVFEDQDALLPCLLTDPVLEAGVSLVRLRGRPLLRHTNYSFSPWHGFTIHRAKFIQGQDYQCSALMGSRKVMSISIRLKVQKVIPGPPALTLVPEELVRIRGEAAQIVCSASNIDVDFDVFLQHNTTKLAIPQRSDFHDNRYQKVLTLSLGQVDFQHAGNYSCVASNVQGKHSTSMFFRVVESAYLDLSSEQNLIQEVTVGEGLNLKVMVEAYPGLQGFNWTYLGPFSDHQPEPKLANATTKDTYRHTFTLSLPRLKPSEAGRYSFLARNPGGWRALTFELTLRYPPEVSVIWTSINGSGTLLCAASGYPQPNVTWLQCAGHTDRCDEAQVLQVWVDPHPEVLSQEPFQKVTVQSLLTAETLEHNQTYECRAHNSVGSGSWAFIPISAGARTHPPDEFLFTPVVVACMSVMALLLLLLLLLLYKYKQKPKYQVRWKIIESYEGNSYTFIDPTQLPYNEKWEFPRNNLQFGKTLGAGAFGKVVEATAFGLGKEDAVLKVAVKMLKSTAHADEKEALMSELKIMSHLGQHENIVNLLGACTHGGPVLVITEYCCYGDLLNFLRRKAEAMLGPSLSPGQDPEGGADYKNIHLEKKYVRRDSGFSSQGVDTYVEMRPVSTSSNDSFSEQDLDKEDGRPLELWDLLHFSSQVAQGMAFLASKNCIHRDVAARNVLLTNGHVAKIGDFGLARDIMNDSNYIVKGNARLPVKWMAPESIFDCVYTVQSDVWSYGILLWEIFSLGLNPYPGILVNSKFYKLVKDGYQMAQPAFAPKNIYSIMQACWALEPTHRPTFQQICSLLQEQAQEDRRERDYTNLPSSSRSGGSGSGSSSSSSEPEEESSSEHLACCEQGDIAQPLLQPNNYQFC, encoded by the exons GTCAGGGAATCCCAGTGATAGAGCCCAGTGGCCCTGAGTTGGTCGTGAAGCCGGGAGAAACGGTGACCCTGCGATGTGTGGGCAATGGCAGTGTGGAATGGGATGGCCCCATATCACCTCACTGGACCCTGTACTCTGATGGCCCCAGCAGCGTCCTCACCACCACCAACGCTACCTTCCAAAACACAAGGACCTATCGCTGCACTGAGCCTGGAGACCCCCTGGGAGGCAGCGCCGCCATCCACCTCTACGTCAAAG ATCCTGCCCGGCCCTGGAACGTGCTAGCAAAGGAGGTGGTGGTGTTTGAGGACCAGGATGCACTGCTGCCCTGCCTGCTCACAGACCCGGTGCTGGAGGCAGGCGTCTCGCTGGTGCGTCTGCGTGGTCGGCCCCTCCTGCGCCACACCAACTACTCCTTCTCGCCCTGGCACGGCTTCACCATCCACAGGGCCAAATTCATTCAGGGCCAGGACTATCAATGCAGTGCCCTGATGGGTAGCAGGAAGGTGATGTCCATCAGCATCCGGCTGAAAGTGCAGAAAG TCATCCCAGGGCCCCCAGCCTTGACACTGGTGCCTGAAGAGCTGGTGCGGATTCGAGGGGAGGCTGCCCAGATCGTGTGCTCAGCCAGCAACATTGACGTTGACTTTGATGTCTTCCTCCAACACAACACCACCAAG CTCGCAATCCCTCAGCGATCTGACTTTCACGATAACCGTTACCAAAAAGTCCTGACCCTCAGCCTCGGTCAAGTCGACTTCCAACATGCCGGCAACTACTCCTGCGTGGCCAGCAACGTGCAGGGCAAGCACTCCACCTCCATGTTCTTCCGGGTCGTAG AGAGTGCCTACTTGGACTTGAGCTCTGAGCAGAACCTCATCCAGGAGGTGACCGTGGGGGAGGGGCTCAACCTCAAAGTCATGGTGGAGGCCTACCCAGGCCTGCAAGGTTTTAACTGGACCTACCTGGGACCCTTTTCTGACCACCAGCCTGAGCCTAAGCTTGCTAATGCTACCACCAAGGACACATACAG GCACACCTTCACCCTCTCTCTGCCCCGCCTGAAGCCCTCTGAGGCTGGCCGCTACTCCTTCCTGGCCAGAAACCCAGGAGGCTGGAGGGCTCTGACGTTTGAGCTCACCCTTCGAT ACCCCCCAGAGGTAAGTGTCATATGGACCTCCATCAATGGCTCCGGCACCCTTTTGTGTGCTGCCTCTGGGTACCCCCAGCCCAACGTGACATGGCTGCAGTGCGCTGGCCACACTGATAG GTGCGATGAGGCCCAAGTGCTGCAGGTCTGGGTCGACCCACACCCTGAGGTCCTGAGCCAGGAGCCCTTCCAGAAGGTGACCGTGCAGAGCCTGCTGACCGCTGAGACCTTAGAGCACAACCAAACCTATGAGTGCAGGGCCCACAACAGCGTGGGGAGTGGCTCCTGGGCCTTCATACCCATCTCTGCAG GAGCCCGCACGCATCCCCCGGATGAGTTCCTCTTCACACCGGTGGTGGTCGCCTGCATGTCCGTCATggccttgctgctgctgctgctcctgctgctatTGTACAAGTATAAGCAG AAGCCCAAGTACCAGGTCCGCTGGAAGATCATCGAGAGCTATGAGGGCAACAGTTATACTTTCATTGACCCCACGCAGCTGCCTTACAATGAGAAGTGGGAGTTCCCCCGGAACAACCTGCAGTTTG GTAAGACCCTCGGAGCTGGCGCCTTTGGGAAGGTGGTGGAGGCCACAGCCTTTGGTCTGGGCAAGGAGGATGCTGTCCTGAAGGTGGCTGTGAAGATGCTGAAGT CCACGGCCCATGCTGATGAGAAAGAGGCCCTCATGTCTGAGCTGAAGATCATGAGCCACCTGGGCCAGCATGAGAACATTGTCAACCTTTTGGGAGCCTGTACTCATGGAG GCCCTGTACTGGTCATCACGGAGTACTGTTGCTATGGCGACCTGCTCAACTTTCTGCGAAGGAAGGCTGAGGCCATGCTGGGACCCAGCCTGAGCCCTGGCCAGGACCCCGAGGGAGGCGCTGACTATAAGAACATCCACCTGGAGAAGAAATATGTCCGCAG GGACAGTGGCTTCTCCAGCCAGGGTGTGGACACCTATGTGGAGATGAGACCTGTCTCTACTTCTTCAAATGACTCCTTCTCTGAGCAAG ACCTGGACAAGGAGGATGGACGGCCCCTGGAGCTCTGGGACCTGCTTCACTTCTCCAGCCAAGTAGCCCAGGGCATGGCCTTCCTCGCTTCCAAGAAT TGCATCCACCGGGATGTGGCAGCGCGAAATGTGCTGTTGACCAATGGGCATGTGGCCAAGATTGGGGACTTCGGGCTGGCTAGGGACATCATGAATGACTCCAACTACATCGTCAAGGGCAAT GCCCGCCTGCCTGTGAAGTGGATGGCCCCAGAGAGCATCTTTGACTGTGTCTACACGGTTCAGAGCGACGTCTGGTCCTATGGCATCCTCCTCTGGGAGATCTTCTCACTtg GGCTGAATCCCTACCCTGGCATCCTGGTGAACAGCAAGTTCTATAAACTGGTGAAGGATGGATACCAAATGGCCCAGCCTGCATTTGCCCCAAAGAATAT ATACAGCATCATGCAGGCCTGCTGGGCCTTGGAGCCCACCCACAGACCCACTTTCCAGCAGATCTGCTCCCTCCTTCAGGAGCAAGCCCAAGAGGACAGGAGAGAGCGG GACTATACCAATCTGCCAAGCAGCAGCAGAAGCGGTGGTAGCGgtagcggcagcagcagcagcagcagtgagcCGGAGGAGGAGAGCTCTAGTGAGCACCTGGCCTGCTGCGAGCAAGGGGATATCGCCCAGCCCTTGCTGCAGCCCAACAACTATCAGTTCTGCTGA